CGGTCGAGGCGAGGCCCCCTCCCGCGCGGCCGGCGTCGTTCACGCGGTCCACGATGCACGGATGGCGTCCCGCGAGGCCGGCGACCTGGTCTGCGTCACGGCATCCGCCGACTTCCGGGTCGGCCGGCTCATCAGCATCCCGCTGCACGCGCAGAGCTGCGCCCTGTCGGGCGGCCTGTGAACCCGGGTGGGGCCGACGAGGTCTTGAGAGAAAGGAGTCCATCTGATGGCAGGAACCGCGCTCGCCGCCGGCGTCCTGACGGTGGCCGCGACCCTCTCGCTGGGACTGGCGGCCGTCGGCGGTGCGGCCGTCACGGCGCAGCGGACCGCCGGCGCGGCGGATGCGGCAGCTCTCGCGGCGGCCGACGCGGCATCCGGCGCCGTGATCACCGACGAGGATCCCTGCGGTCTGGCGGTCCGAGTCGCTGCGGCTTCCGGCGCGACCGTGGCTGCATGCACGGTGCGCGGCCTCACGGCGACGGTGGAGGTCCGTACCGCGTACGCTGGTCTCGTCGCCGTCTCCCGCGCCCGAGCTGGGCAACCCGAGGGCTGACGCGATTTCCGCTCACCGCAGACCTCTCCCCGACGACACCGTCCCCCGACGCTGTGTCCGCTCCTGGAGTGCGGTGTGTATGGTGTGCTTCGGAGAAAGGACGCACTCTTGGCACAAGGCAAGAAGCTCGTCATCGTCGAGTCCCCGACGAAGATGCGATCGATTCAGGGATACCTCGGCGACGGCTACGAAGTGCTGAGCTCCGTCGGGCACATCCGCGATCTCGCCGACAAGAAGGACATCCCCGCCGCCGACAAGCAGGCGTACGGGAAGTACTCCATCGACGTCGAGAACGACTTCGACCCCTACTACGTGGTCTCGGATCGCAAGACCAAGACCGTCGCCGAACTGCGTCGCGCCGTCAAGACCGCCGACGAGGTCCTGCTCGCTACCGATGAGGACCGCGAAGGCGAGGCGATCGCCTGGCATCTGCTGGAGACCCTCAAGCCCAAGGTCCCCGTCAAGCGCATGGTCTTCCACGAGATCACCAAGGACGCGATCCAGGCCGCTGTCGGCCGCACGCGGGAACTCGACCTGGCGCTCGTCGACGCACAGGAGACCCGCCGCATCCTCGACCGCCTGTACGGCTGGGACATCTCGCCCGTGCTCTGGTACAAGGTCAAGTCGGGTCTGTCCGCCGGCCGCGTGCAGTCCGCCGCCACCCGCATGATCGTCGACCGTGAGCGCGAGCGCATGGCGTTCGTCTCCGCCGAGTACTGGGATGTCGAAGCCTCGGCATCCGCGACCGGGCAGGCCTTCGGCGTGCGCCTGGTGCGCGTCGACGGCGGTCAGCTCGCCCGTGGCACCGACTTCACCGACACCGGTGCGCTCAAGAAGGCCGTCGTCGTGCTCAGTGAAGCCGATGCCACCGCGCTCGCCGCGGCCATCGACGAGGCCGGTGCCGCGACGGTCAGCAAGGTCGAGGCCAAGCCCGGCACCCGCAGCCCCTATGCGCCGTTCACCACCTCCACCATGCAGCAGGAGGCCGGGCGCAAGCTCTCGATGAGCGCCAAGCAGGCGATGAGCGCCGCCCAGCGCCTGTACGAGAAGGGGTACATCACTTATATGCGAACGGACTCGGTCTCGCTGAGCACGCAGGCCGTCCAGGCCGCGCGCAGCCAGGCCGTGGCCTTGTACGGCGATGCCGCCGTGCCGCTGAAGCCGCGCGTGTACAAGTCCAAGAGCAAGAACGCGCAGGAGGCGCACGAGGCGATCCGCCCGTCTGGTGAGACGTTCCGCACCCCGGCATCCGTCTCCTCCTCTCTCGACCGCGACGAGCAGCGCCTCTACGACCTGATCTGGAAGCGCACCGTCGCCAGCCAGATGTCGGATGCGAAGTACGAGACCACCACGGTGACGCTGGAGACCGTCGCCGACGGCAAGAAGGTCGAGTTCACGGCATCCGGAACCGTCTACACCTTCAAGGGCTTCCTCGAGGCCTACGAAGAAGGACGCGACGAGAAGCGCAACGCGCAGGACTCCGCCGAGAACCAGTCGCTGCCCGCCGTCGCCGTCGGCGACGAGCTGGCGATGTCGGATGCCACGGCCAAGGGCCACCGCACCGCTCCGAAGCCCCGCTACACGGAGGCCTCGCTGGTGAAGGCGCTCGAGGAGCACGGCATCGGCCGCCCCTCGACCTTCGCGAGCATCATCGGAACCGTCATCGACCGCGGCTACGCCATCAAGCGCGGTCAGGCGCTGGTCC
Above is a genomic segment from Microbacterium sp. W4I4 containing:
- a CDS encoding helicase, giving the protein MAGTALAAGVLTVAATLSLGLAAVGGAAVTAQRTAGAADAAALAAADAASGAVITDEDPCGLAVRVAAASGATVAACTVRGLTATVEVRTAYAGLVAVSRARAGQPEG
- the topA gene encoding type I DNA topoisomerase; its protein translation is MAQGKKLVIVESPTKMRSIQGYLGDGYEVLSSVGHIRDLADKKDIPAADKQAYGKYSIDVENDFDPYYVVSDRKTKTVAELRRAVKTADEVLLATDEDREGEAIAWHLLETLKPKVPVKRMVFHEITKDAIQAAVGRTRELDLALVDAQETRRILDRLYGWDISPVLWYKVKSGLSAGRVQSAATRMIVDRERERMAFVSAEYWDVEASASATGQAFGVRLVRVDGGQLARGTDFTDTGALKKAVVVLSEADATALAAAIDEAGAATVSKVEAKPGTRSPYAPFTTSTMQQEAGRKLSMSAKQAMSAAQRLYEKGYITYMRTDSVSLSTQAVQAARSQAVALYGDAAVPLKPRVYKSKSKNAQEAHEAIRPSGETFRTPASVSSSLDRDEQRLYDLIWKRTVASQMSDAKYETTTVTLETVADGKKVEFTASGTVYTFKGFLEAYEEGRDEKRNAQDSAENQSLPAVAVGDELAMSDATAKGHRTAPKPRYTEASLVKALEEHGIGRPSTFASIIGTVIDRGYAIKRGQALVPTWLSFSVVRLLEQHFADLIDYDFTAALEDDLDAIARGEQNRVEWLKSFYYGSDSHVGLRQVVDNLGEIDARALNSTPITDTATLRFGKYGPYLEVADPANPDDKPRIVNVPEDLAPDELTAEKAQELIDAPVAGDRVLGENPENGKVIVVKDGRFGPYVQENDPVSEEDAAVDTATGEVVDAPAKKKSTKKDAAPKPRTASLFRSMSVDTIDLDTALQLLSLPRVVGADPESGEEITAQNGRFGPYLKKGADSRSLESESQIFDVTLEKALEIYAQPKYGARKASSALKEFEADPVSGKPIRIRDGRFGAYVTDSVTNVTIPRGQTPDDITFEIAVQMLADKRAKGPAPKRGAAKKAPANKAPTKTAAKKAPAKRAPAKKAASKSAATKTDAEKAAARSAAAKKAAATRAANAAKARS